In a single window of the Aridibaculum aurantiacum genome:
- the recF gene encoding DNA replication/repair protein RecF (All proteins in this family for which functions are known are DNA-binding proteins that assist the filamentation of RecA onto DNA for the initiation of recombination or recombinational repair.), whose amino-acid sequence MLRLQKISIIQFKNYLSASYNFSERVVGIHGNNGLGKTNLLDAIYYLCFTKSYFTKSESANVHHGMQGLRVEGNFVKHDQQEKVVCIVRENNKKEISRNGEDYKKFSNHIGQFPAVIIAPDDVELVIGNSDIRRKFLDTLLSQLDPNYLQWLIDYNKILQQRNSLLKSSAEKGYLDEGLLEILNDQLVQPGTIIYNKRKEFLSRFLPAVADAYQQIAGVSEPVRFTYYSPLHEDNFANLLNIFRQKDMLLQRTTLGIHKDDIEIEMHGKNFKNIASQGQRKSLLFALKLTEFLELKHAKGFAPLLLLDDVFEKLDADRMNNLLYRVCVENDGQVFITDTHRERLQLALQQLQVPFQLIGLE is encoded by the coding sequence ATGCTCCGGCTACAGAAGATTTCTATCATACAATTCAAAAATTATCTTTCGGCATCTTACAATTTTTCCGAACGTGTAGTGGGCATTCACGGCAATAACGGCCTGGGCAAAACCAACCTGCTCGATGCCATTTATTACCTCTGTTTTACCAAAAGCTATTTCACTAAATCAGAATCAGCTAATGTGCATCATGGCATGCAGGGACTACGGGTGGAAGGAAATTTTGTAAAGCATGACCAACAAGAAAAGGTGGTTTGCATTGTCAGGGAAAACAATAAGAAAGAGATCAGCCGCAACGGCGAAGACTATAAAAAATTCAGCAACCATATCGGGCAGTTCCCGGCTGTTATTATTGCCCCTGATGATGTAGAGCTGGTGATAGGCAACAGCGACATACGACGCAAATTTTTAGATACTTTACTAAGCCAGCTCGACCCAAACTACCTGCAGTGGCTGATAGACTATAACAAGATCTTACAGCAACGAAATAGCCTGCTTAAATCATCCGCGGAAAAAGGCTACCTGGATGAAGGACTGCTGGAGATACTGAACGATCAACTGGTGCAACCGGGCACCATCATCTATAACAAAAGAAAGGAATTCCTAAGCCGGTTTCTTCCGGCTGTTGCTGATGCATACCAGCAGATCGCTGGTGTTTCAGAACCTGTCCGTTTTACCTACTACAGCCCGTTGCACGAAGACAATTTTGCCAACCTGCTGAATATCTTTCGGCAGAAGGACATGCTGCTGCAACGCACTACGCTGGGTATTCATAAAGATGATATAGAGATTGAAATGCATGGAAAGAATTTTAAAAATATTGCCTCGCAGGGACAACGTAAAAGCCTGCTGTTCGCATTGAAGCTTACGGAATTCCTGGAATTAAAGCATGCAAAAGGCTTCGCTCCGCTCCTGCTGCTGGATGATGTATTTGAGAAACTCGACGCTGATCGTATGAACAACCTGCTTTACCGCGTTTGCGTTGAGAACGACGGACAAGTATTCATTACCGATACCCACCGCGAAAGACTGCAGCTGGCGCTACAACAACTACAGGTGCCTTTCCAGTTGATTGGGTTGGAGTAA
- a CDS encoding inorganic diphosphatase → MKLPGPYTAGTDEIQAVIETPKNSRNKYVYDHETGGFQLKRSLPAGLVFPFDFGFVPFTLAEDGDPLDIMVLTDAPTFPGCIVKCRIIGVIKVEQEKKGENVRNDRIIGVHTQSRLFHSVNSWKKPE, encoded by the coding sequence ATGAAATTACCTGGTCCGTATACAGCTGGTACAGATGAAATACAAGCTGTAATTGAAACACCAAAGAACAGCAGGAACAAGTATGTTTACGATCATGAAACAGGTGGATTTCAATTGAAAAGATCTTTGCCAGCCGGGCTTGTTTTTCCATTTGATTTTGGCTTTGTACCATTCACGCTTGCTGAAGATGGTGACCCACTTGATATCATGGTGCTTACAGATGCTCCTACTTTTCCAGGCTGCATCGTAAAGTGCAGGATAATTGGAGTAATTAAAGTGGAACAAGAGAAGAAAGGCGAGAATGTAAGAAATGACCGCATCATTGGTGTTCATACACAATCAAGGTTATTTCATTCAGTAAATTCCTGGAAGAAACCAGAATAA
- a CDS encoding TrmH family RNA methyltransferase — protein MTNERREKLLSVLNRRQTNLTVVLENVFDPHNVSAVMRTCDSVGIQDIFILNNKIPPHRTWGFRSSSTASKWLTIHQYTDAQECMDELRKRYDKILTTHLGSDSVSLYDIDFTCSVALVFGNEKHGVSEEIRAMADGNFVIPQVGIIQSLNISVACAVSIYEAYRQKTLAGHYQQASLPQEVLNSLYTEWGFKEEDIPASEA, from the coding sequence ATGACCAATGAAAGACGAGAGAAACTGTTGAGTGTACTTAATAGACGACAAACAAACCTGACTGTAGTTTTAGAAAATGTATTTGATCCGCATAATGTTTCAGCAGTTATGCGTACATGCGATTCGGTTGGAATACAGGACATATTTATTCTTAACAACAAGATCCCTCCTCATAGAACCTGGGGATTTAGAAGCAGTAGTACTGCCAGTAAATGGCTGACCATTCACCAGTACACGGATGCGCAGGAATGTATGGATGAATTGAGGAAGCGCTATGACAAAATCTTAACAACCCACCTCGGCAGCGATTCCGTAAGTTTATATGATATAGATTTTACATGTAGTGTAGCACTTGTTTTTGGAAATGAAAAGCATGGTGTAAGTGAAGAGATAAGGGCGATGGCTGATGGTAATTTTGTTATTCCGCAAGTTGGTATCATTCAAAGCCTGAACATTTCTGTTGCGTGTGCAGTTTCTATATACGAGGCTTACAGGCAAAAAACATTAGCAGGTCATTACCAGCAGGCGTCACTGCCACAGGAAGTACTTAATAGTTTATATACTGAATGGGGCTTCAAAGAAGAGGACATTCCTGCAAGCGAAGCTTAA
- a CDS encoding BT_3928 family protein, protein MKLLVNISRILVGVLFIFSGLVKANDPLGLSYKMQEFFEVWGLHGLNDYTLMLSVLMNGFEIVAGVAVLLGWRMRLFSWLLLILIIFFTFLTGYALFSGKIKTCGCFGDCLPLSPTQSFWKDIFLLVLIVIILVKHQLVKPVLPAITNNFLIFLSIAFCIVGQWYVLTYLPVVDCLPYKIGNNLQEQMKTPEGALPDSFAISFKYRKDGKDLVFDMNNFPEDFDEEKYEYVDRIQKLVRPATGQAAIADFVLRNTQGGDITDSILNQQGQYIMLFVKDAGTAGKNWIEHASVVAKAAAAKGIPMYIVTATVTQVQSQLYNVDNIHIVMGDATIIKTAARVNPTYFVMDGAFVKGKFANSNYEKVVEMLK, encoded by the coding sequence ATGAAATTATTAGTAAACATCAGCAGGATATTAGTAGGCGTATTATTCATTTTTTCGGGATTGGTAAAGGCAAACGATCCACTTGGTTTAAGCTATAAGATGCAGGAATTTTTCGAGGTGTGGGGGCTGCATGGCTTAAATGACTATACGCTCATGTTATCGGTGCTGATGAATGGATTTGAGATAGTAGCCGGTGTAGCTGTATTGCTTGGGTGGCGTATGCGGCTGTTTAGCTGGCTGCTGCTTATTCTCATTATCTTTTTCACTTTTCTTACCGGTTATGCATTGTTTTCGGGTAAAATAAAAACCTGTGGTTGCTTCGGCGATTGCCTGCCACTTTCGCCCACTCAATCATTTTGGAAAGACATTTTCCTGTTGGTGCTCATAGTGATCATCCTTGTAAAACACCAGCTGGTAAAGCCGGTACTGCCTGCTATCACAAATAATTTTCTAATATTTCTTTCAATAGCTTTTTGCATTGTAGGGCAATGGTATGTGCTAACATATTTACCTGTTGTGGATTGCCTGCCTTATAAGATCGGCAACAACTTGCAGGAACAAATGAAAACGCCGGAAGGTGCATTGCCAGATAGCTTTGCCATTAGTTTTAAATACAGGAAAGACGGCAAAGATTTGGTCTTCGACATGAACAACTTTCCGGAGGATTTTGACGAAGAGAAGTACGAGTATGTAGACAGGATACAAAAGCTGGTAAGACCGGCAACGGGCCAGGCTGCCATTGCAGATTTTGTTTTACGAAATACACAAGGTGGTGATATAACAGATTCTATTCTTAACCAGCAAGGACAGTATATAATGTTGTTTGTAAAAGACGCTGGTACTGCCGGTAAAAATTGGATAGAACATGCCAGTGTGGTAGCAAAAGCGGCTGCGGCTAAAGGCATTCCTATGTATATAGTTACGGCTACGGTAACACAGGTGCAGTCGCAGTTGTACAATGTTGACAACATCCACATCGTCATGGGCGATGCCACCATCATCAAAACAGCAGCGCGTGTTAACCCAACCTATTTTGTAATGGACGGAGCATTTGTGAAAGGAAAATTTGCGAATTCTAATTATGAGAAGGTAGTGGAGATGCTGAAGTGA
- a CDS encoding pseudouridine synthase, whose protein sequence is MDHSHRYFVLHKPYNMVSQFVSSHDVVLLGDINFNFPAGTHAIGRLDNHSEGLLLLTTNKAITKKLFQGTVPHTRKYLVQVMHVVSEETVQNLRDGVSIQIKGGEYYTTIPAEVEIVDEPYKFIHSTFNETLYVQRSWLMITMVEGKYHQVRKMVAAVGHKCCRLIRVAIEDIELGDLPPGGVRELNEEDFFRLLKLEE, encoded by the coding sequence ATGGATCACTCTCACCGATACTTTGTACTTCACAAACCATACAACATGGTATCGCAGTTTGTGAGCTCACATGATGTAGTGTTGCTGGGAGATATAAACTTCAATTTTCCTGCGGGTACACATGCTATTGGAAGATTAGATAATCACTCTGAAGGGTTGTTGTTGCTAACAACAAATAAAGCAATAACCAAAAAGCTTTTCCAGGGAACAGTACCGCATACACGCAAATACCTGGTGCAGGTAATGCATGTTGTGTCGGAAGAAACAGTACAAAACCTGCGAGATGGAGTTAGTATTCAGATTAAGGGAGGTGAGTACTATACAACTATTCCTGCTGAAGTAGAGATTGTGGATGAACCGTACAAGTTCATCCATTCCACCTTCAATGAAACACTGTATGTACAGCGCTCATGGCTGATGATAACAATGGTGGAAGGAAAATACCACCAGGTAAGAAAAATGGTGGCTGCTGTAGGTCATAAATGCTGCCGCCTTATCAGGGTTGCAATTGAAGATATTGAACTAGGTGATTTGCCACCCGGAGGTGTAAGAGAGTTGAATGAAGAAGATTTCTTCAGGCTATTGAAACTGGAAGAGTAG
- a CDS encoding redoxin domain-containing protein — MRATLLAIGLFVTVALSAQKTDAAKTSIQKVSVKELRTIMDTTSGPLIVNFWASWCGPCIREIPWFEEGVAKSKVPVKLLLVSLDFPEAYPKQLTTFVQNKKYKSEVVFLNETNADYFIPLIDPKWTGAIPASIFINNSKKYYQLFNHQIPEPRFELELEKLVK; from the coding sequence ATGAGAGCAACATTATTGGCAATTGGGTTGTTTGTAACTGTAGCACTAAGTGCTCAAAAAACAGATGCAGCAAAAACAAGTATTCAAAAAGTATCTGTAAAGGAGCTACGAACAATCATGGATACCACGTCAGGTCCGCTGATCGTAAACTTTTGGGCTTCGTGGTGTGGCCCTTGTATACGAGAGATACCCTGGTTTGAAGAAGGCGTTGCAAAATCAAAAGTTCCAGTAAAACTGCTGCTGGTAAGTTTAGATTTTCCTGAGGCTTATCCTAAACAACTCACCACTTTTGTTCAGAACAAGAAGTACAAGAGCGAGGTCGTTTTTCTGAACGAGACCAATGCAGATTATTTCATTCCTTTAATAGATCCTAAATGGACAGGTGCAATTCCTGCATCTATATTTATCAATAACAGCAAAAAATATTACCAGCTTTTCAATCACCAGATACCAGAACCAAGATTTGAATTGGAGCTGGAAAAGTTGGTGAAGTAA
- a CDS encoding YhjD/YihY/BrkB family envelope integrity protein, which produces MKRIEKILLKSKPVAFIAHKSKQLVLPGFQGVPLYDVGLFFWKQINKVGLNERASAISFNFIMAIPAACIALFTLIPYLPLSATITSEILRLTRDLTPNQSTYIFVNNFLEDFLNTPRTGLLSFGFILMIFYSSNAVLGIINTFDKSIFYHKQELGFIRERWKAMKLTVILMGMVVGMVLLLIGQGIVFEKIVQWLNLSGSQILLVLVLRWLITLSLFFYGIAFIYKYAPSVTKRWRTFSPGAILATFLTIVTTTAFSFWVNNFGNYNKVYGSIGTVMILMLLIYLNSLILLIGFELNVSITYLKAEAEERKQKELSGLIEKEVLPKLTKQN; this is translated from the coding sequence GTGAAGCGAATAGAGAAGATATTATTAAAGTCAAAACCTGTAGCTTTTATTGCGCATAAAAGCAAACAGCTTGTTTTGCCAGGCTTCCAAGGTGTCCCACTTTACGATGTTGGTTTATTCTTCTGGAAACAGATCAACAAGGTTGGATTGAATGAAAGAGCTTCAGCTATATCATTCAACTTCATAATGGCCATTCCTGCTGCCTGTATTGCTCTATTCACCCTTATTCCGTATCTACCCTTATCTGCAACCATCACATCAGAAATATTACGCCTAACGCGTGACCTTACTCCCAACCAGAGTACTTACATTTTTGTAAATAATTTCCTTGAGGATTTTCTAAACACGCCGCGTACCGGGCTGCTGTCTTTTGGCTTCATCCTAATGATATTTTATTCATCCAACGCTGTGCTTGGAATTATAAACACGTTCGATAAATCTATCTTTTATCACAAGCAAGAACTTGGATTTATCAGGGAAAGATGGAAGGCAATGAAGCTTACTGTGATCCTGATGGGAATGGTGGTAGGAATGGTATTGCTCCTTATTGGCCAGGGAATAGTCTTCGAGAAGATCGTTCAATGGCTAAATCTTTCAGGCTCGCAAATCTTGTTAGTGTTGGTACTAAGATGGTTGATCACCTTGTCATTATTTTTCTACGGCATCGCTTTCATCTACAAATACGCTCCTTCAGTTACCAAACGATGGAGAACATTTTCACCCGGAGCTATCCTTGCTACTTTTTTGACCATTGTTACCACCACTGCATTTTCATTTTGGGTGAACAACTTTGGAAACTATAACAAAGTTTATGGCTCAATAGGAACCGTAATGATCTTAATGTTGTTGATCTATTTGAACTCTCTCATCCTGCTTATAGGCTTTGAACTGAACGTAAGCATAACCTACCTGAAAGCCGAAGCGGAGGAACGGAAACAAAAAGAGTTGAGTGGTTTGATTGAGAAAGAAGTATTACCTAAATTGACAAAACAAAATTGA
- a CDS encoding DUF721 domain-containing protein has translation MSEMSIGEALRVFLEKSRMKPRIQALQIEALWEKLMGKTIARYTDKIQIVNGTLFIRTNVGPLRNELIYQKKEIIERVNEALGDKVIKEVVVN, from the coding sequence ATGTCTGAAATGTCTATTGGTGAAGCACTAAGAGTTTTCCTGGAAAAGAGCAGGATGAAGCCGCGCATACAAGCGCTGCAAATAGAAGCGCTATGGGAAAAACTTATGGGAAAAACCATTGCACGCTACACAGATAAGATACAAATTGTGAACGGCACACTATTCATACGCACTAATGTAGGTCCGCTCCGCAACGAACTCATTTACCAAAAGAAAGAGATCATTGAAAGAGTGAATGAAGCACTGGGAGATAAAGTAATCAAGGAGGTAGTGGTTAACTAA
- the secG gene encoding preprotein translocase subunit SecG: MTLLFLILIVLSCFILGFIILVQNPKGGGLAGNIAGINNQFMGVKQTNDVLEKGTWIFAIVIALLCLFSSFFMSGSSSNNNNILNKINTSQGAAPAQQTPAQPAPAPAQQAPAQPAPAQQQPQ; encoded by the coding sequence TGCTTCATTCTTGGTTTCATCATACTGGTTCAAAATCCTAAAGGCGGTGGTCTTGCTGGAAACATCGCTGGTATCAACAACCAGTTCATGGGTGTAAAACAAACCAACGATGTACTGGAAAAAGGTACATGGATCTTCGCTATCGTTATTGCTCTTTTGTGCCTGTTCTCTTCTTTCTTCATGTCTGGAAGCAGCAGCAACAATAACAACATCTTAAATAAGATCAATACATCACAAGGAGCTGCACCAGCACAGCAAACTCCTGCACAACCAGCACCTGCACCTGCGCAACAAGCTCCGGCTCAGCCAGCGCCTGCACAGCAGCAGCCTCAGTAG
- the mltG gene encoding endolytic transglycosylase MltG — MKKIILSLVALALVAAAIIGWLVVGSATSFTQKKKYLYINTGKADKASVMATIRDSNLVKNPGIFEVIANQMDVWEKVKPGRYEIKKGESLLNIARTLRNNRQSPVNLVINKIRTKQDLARIIGKNFEIDSVDVISYMNNPDSLAKLNVDEHTVMTVVIPNTYSIQWTTPTNKIFQRLKKEQETFWSKKNRQEKAEQLGLTPKQVYIIASIVEEETNKHDEKGNVASVYINRMQQGMPLGADPTIKFALQDFSLKRIYEKHLQVESPYNTYRNQGLPPGPICTPSSTTIDAVLDAPRTNYLFFVAKSDFSGYHTFTTNYADHLKYAKEYQRALDELIAKRQKANSGL; from the coding sequence ATGAAGAAGATAATACTCTCACTGGTAGCATTAGCATTAGTAGCTGCAGCTATAATAGGTTGGCTTGTTGTTGGTTCTGCTACTTCATTCACGCAAAAGAAAAAATACCTGTACATAAACACAGGCAAGGCAGACAAAGCATCTGTTATGGCAACCATCAGGGACAGCAACCTGGTGAAGAACCCCGGTATATTCGAAGTGATCGCAAACCAGATGGATGTATGGGAAAAAGTAAAGCCAGGAAGGTACGAGATCAAAAAAGGCGAAAGCCTGCTGAATATTGCAAGAACATTACGCAACAATCGCCAATCGCCCGTAAACCTCGTTATCAATAAGATCAGGACAAAACAAGACCTGGCGCGCATCATAGGTAAGAACTTTGAAATTGATTCAGTAGATGTTATCAGCTATATGAATAATCCGGATAGTCTTGCAAAGCTTAATGTAGACGAGCACACGGTGATGACCGTAGTTATTCCAAATACCTATTCAATACAATGGACCACGCCAACCAATAAGATCTTCCAACGGTTAAAGAAAGAGCAGGAAACCTTTTGGAGCAAGAAGAACAGGCAAGAGAAAGCAGAACAACTAGGGCTTACACCAAAGCAGGTTTATATAATCGCATCCATAGTAGAAGAAGAAACCAATAAGCATGACGAAAAAGGGAATGTAGCCAGTGTTTACATCAACCGCATGCAGCAAGGCATGCCACTTGGAGCAGATCCTACCATCAAGTTCGCACTACAGGATTTTAGCCTGAAGCGTATTTACGAAAAGCACCTGCAGGTAGAGTCGCCGTACAATACCTACAGGAACCAGGGATTGCCTCCCGGACCAATTTGTACTCCATCTTCCACTACAATAGATGCTGTATTGGATGCACCTCGCACCAACTACTTGTTCTTTGTAGCGAAAAGTGATTTTTCCGGCTACCATACTTTCACCACCAATTATGCTGACCACCTGAAATATGCGAAAGAATACCAACGGGCACTTGATGAATTGATAGCAAAACGTCAGAAAGCAAACAGCGGCCTGTGA
- a CDS encoding NAD(P)/FAD-dependent oxidoreductase encodes MNIHLPHLIFNAHISCNTRMLQPTIQTKVCIIGAGPAGATTSLFLSKKNIRHIIVDAASFPRDKVCGDAIDLKVMRVLNQLDPNIVQNEIIQNNHFTNSWGASVIISKKKQLHFDIDKQDGSLPFFLVSKRAYFDNFLVSKLDPVYADFMQGTAVKSIRRENNKWIITAIRNNEPLTIKADMIVGADGDHSTVLRCLGERKIDRAHYAGALRQYWKGISGFNEQNRMEVYLPKSLPLAYLWIFPLANDEANVGCGLVSDLIKKNSIDLKKLFHQLITEDPAIAHRFAGATPLEKPIGWGLPFASQQRNVYGDGYLLVGDAASLVCPTTGEGIGPGMISGLIAAEFIARAIEHDRFDKSIFTNYDREIYKRLRSDVRKYKLVKKLSPMLYNSVIKIWASTGVSGYLFKLGAKKWMRTASKPIEVDMDD; translated from the coding sequence ATGAATATTCACTTGCCTCACCTTATCTTCAACGCACATATCTCCTGCAATACACGCATGTTACAGCCAACCATCCAAACCAAAGTATGCATCATAGGTGCAGGACCTGCGGGCGCTACTACTTCGTTGTTTTTATCTAAAAAGAATATCAGGCATATAATAGTAGATGCCGCATCTTTTCCTCGAGATAAGGTTTGTGGAGACGCTATAGATCTAAAGGTGATGAGGGTACTGAATCAACTTGATCCTAACATTGTACAGAACGAGATAATACAGAACAACCATTTTACTAATTCGTGGGGAGCAAGCGTGATCATTTCAAAGAAGAAACAGCTGCATTTCGATATTGATAAACAAGATGGTTCGCTGCCATTCTTCTTGGTGAGCAAACGTGCTTATTTCGACAACTTCCTGGTCTCGAAGCTCGATCCTGTTTATGCAGACTTCATGCAAGGAACTGCAGTTAAATCTATAAGACGAGAGAACAACAAATGGATCATTACAGCTATTCGAAATAATGAGCCACTTACCATCAAAGCCGATATGATTGTTGGTGCCGATGGAGATCATTCTACAGTACTACGTTGTTTGGGGGAGCGTAAGATTGATCGTGCTCATTATGCAGGTGCACTAAGGCAGTATTGGAAAGGCATCAGCGGGTTCAATGAACAGAACAGGATGGAAGTTTACCTTCCCAAGTCTTTGCCACTGGCTTACCTGTGGATCTTTCCATTAGCTAACGACGAGGCTAATGTTGGCTGTGGCCTTGTAAGTGATCTTATCAAAAAGAATTCAATTGATCTAAAGAAGTTGTTTCATCAACTCATCACTGAAGATCCGGCCATCGCACACCGCTTTGCTGGAGCCACTCCTTTAGAAAAACCTATTGGTTGGGGATTGCCTTTCGCATCGCAACAAAGGAATGTGTATGGTGACGGCTATTTGTTAGTTGGTGATGCTGCTTCGCTTGTTTGCCCTACCACCGGTGAAGGCATAGGACCAGGCATGATTTCGGGTTTAATAGCTGCGGAATTTATAGCAAGAGCAATAGAGCATGATCGCTTTGACAAAAGCATTTTTACAAACTATGACCGTGAGATCTACAAGCGGCTGCGAAGCGATGTAAGGAAATACAAACTGGTAAAAAAGCTTTCTCCTATGCTTTACAATAGCGTGATCAAGATATGGGCAAGTACAGGAGTATCTGGTTATCTTTTTAAACTAGGTGCAAAGAAGTGGATGAGAACCGCAAGCAAACCCATTGAAGTAGATATGGATGATTAA
- the folP gene encoding dihydropteroate synthase, giving the protein MGILNVTPDSFYSGSRHQHEETVVQKAEQMLADGATIIDIGGQSTRPGAEYLPASEEAARVLPAIEAVSKALPQAFISIDTFYAAVAKQAAEAGACIVNDISSGSLDSTMVDTVANLNVPYIIMHMQGTPQTMQQNPIYENVTLEVMDYLMGKAEECRLAGIKDIIIDLGFGFGKTIAHNFTLLKQLKVFEVLKKPILAGLSRKGTIYKTLSTTAEEALNGTTVLNTIALLNGASILRVHDVKEAAEAIKLIEAYQK; this is encoded by the coding sequence ATGGGTATTTTAAATGTTACTCCCGATTCTTTTTACAGTGGCAGCAGGCATCAGCACGAAGAGACCGTTGTACAAAAGGCGGAACAAATGCTGGCTGACGGTGCTACCATTATAGATATTGGTGGCCAGAGCACACGTCCCGGCGCAGAATATTTACCAGCTAGTGAAGAAGCAGCAAGAGTATTACCGGCTATTGAAGCAGTCTCAAAAGCACTACCACAGGCTTTTATTTCAATAGATACTTTTTATGCTGCCGTAGCAAAACAAGCAGCAGAAGCAGGTGCATGCATTGTGAACGACATTAGCAGTGGCAGCCTCGACAGCACAATGGTAGACACGGTGGCAAACTTGAATGTTCCTTACATTATTATGCATATGCAGGGTACACCACAAACGATGCAGCAAAATCCTATTTATGAAAACGTGACACTAGAAGTTATGGATTACCTAATGGGCAAAGCAGAAGAATGCAGGCTGGCAGGGATCAAAGACATCATCATCGATCTCGGGTTTGGGTTTGGAAAAACGATTGCGCACAACTTTACGTTGCTAAAGCAGCTCAAGGTTTTCGAAGTACTGAAAAAACCCATACTGGCCGGACTGTCACGAAAAGGAACCATCTATAAAACATTAAGTACTACTGCAGAAGAAGCCCTAAATGGAACAACAGTATTAAACACAATTGCTTTGCTAAATGGCGCCAGCATCCTTCGTGTGCACGATGTGAAAGAAGCGGCAGAAGCGATAAAACTTATAGAAGCATATCAAAAATAG
- a CDS encoding thioredoxin family protein, translating into MKNLILSACIALMATSVVAQENIQPIAIGTTIPMATTKMKATDGKHYSIRDVAGKAGVLVMFSCNTCPYVVRYQERTRETIKEAKEKGFGVIIINSNEGMRSDEDSYEAMMAYANNQGYKNVPYVVDEKSKLANAFGATRTPELFLFDATGKLVYHGAIDDNHLADKAQRKHAKLAMEEVRAGHDVSLKETRSVGCTIKRTKG; encoded by the coding sequence ATGAAAAACTTGATCTTATCTGCTTGTATTGCCTTAATGGCGACAAGTGTAGTTGCACAAGAAAATATTCAGCCCATAGCAATAGGCACTACTATCCCGATGGCAACTACAAAGATGAAAGCCACAGATGGTAAACATTACTCGATAAGAGATGTAGCAGGCAAAGCTGGTGTGTTAGTAATGTTTAGTTGCAACACGTGTCCGTATGTGGTACGTTACCAGGAAAGAACGAGGGAGACAATCAAAGAAGCAAAAGAAAAAGGATTTGGCGTTATCATCATCAACAGTAATGAAGGCATGCGTTCTGATGAAGATTCGTACGAAGCGATGATGGCTTATGCAAACAACCAGGGTTATAAAAATGTACCTTATGTGGTAGATGAAAAGAGCAAACTGGCAAATGCTTTTGGCGCTACTCGTACTCCTGAATTATTCTTGTTTGATGCCACTGGCAAACTGGTTTATCATGGCGCTATCGATGATAATCATTTAGCTGATAAAGCGCAACGTAAGCATGCTAAACTAGCTATGGAAGAAGTACGTGCAGGCCACGATGTTTCGCTGAAAGAAACAAGATCTGTTGGTTGTACCATCAAAAGAACAAAAGGATAA